The following are encoded together in the Gemmatimonadota bacterium genome:
- a CDS encoding HAD hydrolase family protein produces the protein MRSILLLSDVDGTLLDRAGQYAIGAGELRAAGTRVTLVLVSSRTVLELSQNQRALGLQGPVVAENGAVVAWPWHESLRTYGTQEEIDGCTWCVRHVGRPASEIREASRSAAHAAGVAYVDQADVEPTLGRRCSVLLRPVPGASDASLAPLAQALRVNGWTVASGGAWLAVTGDADKGRGVVVLQSALTGLGQRYDITAAVGDGDNDVSLLLAADRRFVIGRDDGTWHPSLRALPDAECVPTPGIAGWREVLRQLTALQEV, from the coding sequence CGATCGGCGCCGGTGAACTACGGGCGGCGGGCACCCGAGTGACCCTGGTTCTGGTTTCGAGCCGTACGGTGCTCGAGTTGTCGCAGAATCAGCGCGCCCTTGGCCTCCAGGGACCCGTCGTCGCCGAGAACGGCGCCGTGGTAGCGTGGCCGTGGCATGAGTCGCTGCGCACGTATGGCACACAGGAGGAGATCGACGGGTGCACCTGGTGCGTGCGGCACGTGGGGAGACCGGCTTCCGAGATTCGAGAGGCGTCGCGCAGTGCAGCACACGCCGCCGGTGTCGCGTATGTCGACCAGGCAGATGTCGAGCCGACGCTGGGGCGGCGCTGTTCGGTGCTGCTGCGCCCCGTGCCGGGGGCGAGCGATGCGTCGCTTGCGCCGCTCGCGCAGGCACTCCGTGTCAACGGATGGACGGTGGCGTCGGGTGGTGCGTGGCTCGCCGTGACGGGCGACGCCGACAAGGGGCGGGGCGTGGTGGTTCTGCAGTCGGCACTGACTGGGCTTGGCCAGCGTTATGACATCACCGCAGCGGTGGGCGACGGCGACAACGACGTTTCGCTCTTGCTGGCGGCCGACCGACGGTTCGTGATCGGCCGTGATGACGGCACATGGCACCCTTCCCTGCGTGCGCTCCCCGACGCAGAGTGCGTGCCTACCCCCGGGATCGCTGGCTGGCGCGAGGTGTTGCGCCAGCTGACCGCACTGCAGGAGGTTTGA